The nucleotide sequence GCCCGAGGAGCTGGTCGTGATCACTGAACGGTGTCTCCAGCCCGTCGACGTGCCCACGATCGAACGGTATCTCGACGAGACCGACAGCCTCCTCCTCCCGCCGATCCGGTACGAGAGCGGCCGGAAGATCGGACGGGTGCTCGCCCTCGACCCCGAGAACCTCGCCCAGCTCTACGCCGATCTCTCGGAGGAGTACGACGTCACCGTCGAGGCGAAACGCGAGCTCACGAGCCTGCAGGGGTCGGTCCCGTTCGTCTCGCTCGTCGACGCGCTCCCGACGCTCACCGCCCGCCAGCGGGAGGTCCTCCTCGCCGCCCACCGGAACGGCTACTTCGAGATCCCCCGGGGCGTCACGCTGGAAGCGATCGGGGACGAGCTCGGAATCGGGAGACGGGCGACGGAGGAACATTTCCGTCGTGCGGTCAACAAGCTCATGGACGCGTTCGTCGAGTATCTCTAGAGGTTCGCGAACGCCTCGTCGACGAGTTCGCCGGTGTCGGCGACGATGTCGGCCATCGCCTCGTCGTCGGGCGCCATCCCGATCAGTCGCGCGATGCGCATGATCGAAACGTGATAGACGCGCTGTCGCCCGGGTTCTTCCTCCCAGACGACGACGTTACACGGCATGAGGGCGCCGAGTTCGTTGTCGGTAACGTCGAGCGCGCGGTCGGCCATCTCCGGGTTGCAGGCGCCGAGCACGTAGTACGGGTCGCGGTCGGCGTCGATCTTCTCGTTGAGCATCGCCGAGGGCGAGAACTCGACCGGGATCCCGAACCCGGCGTCGGTGAACACCTCACGGACGTGTTCGATCGCCTCCTCGTGGCCCATCTCGAGAGTCGTCTCTGCTTCGCCGACGGCGTCCGGGTCGATCCGGCTCGGGTCGATCGGGAGAGTCATCGGTGTGCGGGGTTGGGAGCGTCGACACGAAATCCCTTCGGGTATCCGGGGACGCGCCGGCGCCCGGCCGTCCACCGGGTTCGAGCGGCGCGAGCCCCGGTCGTCCCGGCCGGGGGCGAGCCCCGCTTATCCTGGCCGTAGGCGGGGCCTGCTCATCCCGGCCGTTCGGGCATCGTCCCCGTCCGCTCGCGCTCGTAGGCGCGCCGCGTCGGTTCGTCCAGCTCCACGAGATGGATCAGCGGGTTCCCGGGGTAGACGACGGGGTTCTCCAGTTTCCCGACGAGCAGGCCCGTAAAGGGGGCGTCGACGTCGACGACGTCGGTTTTGAACGGGCTCGAGATGCTACAGACGGCGTCGCCCTCGTGAACCAGCTCGCCGCGGTCGTAATGCATCTCCACGAGGCCGCCGTCGTCGGCCCGGATCCACGTCTTCTGGTCGCTCGTGACGATCGTCCGCCAGCCCGGCCGGTTCACGGGCTCGGCCGGGTAGACGCCGTACTCCGCGAGCACGCTCGCGACGCCGTCCAGCGCCCGATCGATGAGCCGCCGCTGGAACCGGTGGGCCTCCCCCATCTCGACGGTGACCGTGGGAACGCCGGCGGCCGTCGCCTCGTGGCGCAGCGTCCCCGACGCCCCCTCGCCGTCGATGATCACGTTCGAGCCGAACGCCCGCGCGAGCCGCGGGACGTCGTCGGCGGCCATGTCCGCGCGGACGTGGAGCATGTTCGTGCGGCCGCGGGTGGAGGTGTGGAAGTCGAGCCCGAGATCGCAGGGCGCGACGAAGTTCCGGAATATCTCGTCGGCCATCCGCTTCGAGCTCGTCGAGTCGGCGTTCCCGGGGAACGACCGGTTGAGGTCGCGGTCGTAGACGGGGAGGTAGCGCTGCTGGGTGACGAACCCGGGAACGTTCAGCACGGGCAGACAGACCAGCGTTCCGTGGAGGTTCGTGTGGTCCCACTCGTGGGCGACCTCGCGCACGACCTCGATCCCGTTCAGCTCGTCGCCGTGAGAGGCTGCGGAGAGGAACACCGTCGGCCCCTCGTGCTCCCCGTTGACGATGGAGACGGGGATACGGACGGGGTCGCCGAGATACGTCTCGCTGATGCTGTACCGGACGTCCGCGCGCTCCCCCGGATCGACCCGACCGCCGTTGTACGTGAACGCCCCGTCGGTCATTGCTGCCCGCTTGGCGGGGGGCGTATAAATCAGGGCCGCCCGAGAGAGTGGGTGAGCGACCCGTGCGACCGACGTGTCACGCTGCCGGCCTCATCGGCACGGTTTAGTCGCTATCGGCCGAAAACCACGCCAATGGACGACTCTGTCTCGGTGGGCGTACTCAGCCTCCACAACAGCAAGGAGACGAAAGCGATCCTGAACGCGGTGGAGGCGCTCGGCCACACGGGCGTCTGGCTGCGGGAGGAGAACCTCTGTGTGGAGATCGAGGACGGGACGGCGACGCTCGACCCGAACGTCGACGTGATCGCGAACCGGCTCCTGCTCTCGAAAACCGAACACCCCGCGGAGCTGCTCGGGCTGGCGCTGTCGCTGAGCCGCCTTCGGCCGATGCTGAACCGGCCGCGGAACGTTCTCACCGCGTTTCACAAGTTCGCGACCGCGACCGCGCTCGTGGACACCGAGGTCAGCCTGCCGGACGCGACGCTCGCGCTCGACGCCGACCGGCTGAACCGGGAGAAAGGGAAGTTCGGCGACGAAGTCGTCTACAAGACCGCGATCGGTACCCACGGCGGCGGCACGTGGAAGATCGGCGCCGGCGAGCAGGTCAACCCCCGGATCGGCGAGCGGTACGCGTTCCTCCAGCAGCTGATCGAACGGGACAGCGACCGCCACCAGGACATCCGCGTGTACGTCGTCGACGGCGAGATCGTCGGGACGATGCGGCGGTTCGCGCCGGAGAACGACTGGCGGACGAACGTCGCGCTCGGCGGCTCCGTCGAGGCCGTCGACGACCTTCCCGATGCGGCGGCGGGGATGGCGCTGGAAGCGGCCGACATCGTCGGGCTGGACTACGCGGGCATCGATCTCGTGGAGGGCGAGGAGGGGTGGCACCTCCTCGAAGTCAACCCGACTGCCGGATTCAAGGGGCTGTTCAAGGCGACCGGCGTGAGCCCGGCGCCACGCATCGCGAAGCTCGCCATCGAGACCGCGGGCGGCGAGGTGGACGACGACCACGTCGCGGAACTCGCGACGGCGCTCGACGACTCGACGCCGGAGACCGTGGGCACCGAACCCGAGCGACAGCCCGAGGAAACCACGACGATCGGCTACACGGAGGACGTGCTCGTCTCCGGCACCAGCGGCACCGAGCGCGTCGTCGCGAAATCCGACACGGGCGCCGCGCGGACGAGCATCGACACGCGGCTGGCGGCGGAGATCGGCGCCGGCCCGATCAAGTCGATGACGAAAGTCCGCTCCGGGAGCGTGAAATCCGGGAAGGCGCGGCCGGTCGTCGACATCGTCGTCGGCGTCGGCGGGGACCGCCACACCGTCGCCGCGTCGCTGGAGGACCGCGGCCACATGGACTACCAGCTGCTGCTCGGTCGGGACATCCTCCAGCACTACCGGGTGGACGTCCGGCGGCGGTCGGACGTCGATCAGTCGAGCGAGGAGTAGCGCGGGACGAGTTAGTCCAGGATGGCATCCACGTCGGCGTGGGCGTGGAGCAGCTCCTGCATCCGCTCGACGGTCGCCGCGTCGCGCACGCGCCCGCCGTGGATCAGGGACTCGATCCGCTCGATCGTCGTGATCGTGTCCGTCTGGACGGTCACCACCGGCATCCCCTGCTGTTCGGCCTCGCCGAGGATCGCCCCCGAGGGCCGATGTCCGCCGGTGAGGACGAGACAGTTGACGCCGGGGGCGTCAAGCGCCGCAGCTTGCACGTCCGCCCGGTCGCCGCCGGTGATGACGGCGGCGTCCTTCGTCCGGCGGAAGTGGCTGAGCGCGCTCTCGCCGCTCATCGCCCCGACGAGCACGCGCTCGATCAGGGCGTCGGTCGCGGCGTCGGTGAGCGACTCCGCGCCGAGTTCGTTCGTGAGATCCGCCACCGTGACGCCGGCCATCTCGCGCGCCCACGGGACGACGCCCAGCACGGGGACGCCGCGGGACTCGAGGAACGGGACCACCTCGGTTTCGACCTCGTCGTACGCCGCACTGGAGACGGCGTTGAACACGACGCCGAGACAGCGGTCACCGAGGTTCTCGGCGGCCGTGAGGATCCGGTCGACGTCGCGGGGCTCCTCGTACCGGGCGACGAGCAGCGCGCGGGCGTCCAGTAGCTCGGCGATGTCGGCGTCCGTGAGGTCGATGGCCGCGCCCGTGTCGGGGTCGCCAGCGCCCTCGAGGATCATCGTGTCCGTCCCCTCGGCGAGCCCGTCGAACGCCTCCCGGACGCGCTCGCGGAGCGCGGCCGTGTCCTCCTCGCCCCGGATGGCGCCCTTGACGAACGTCGGGGAGTAGACGACGGGTTCCATCTCGTGCATCTCCGCGTCGAGATCCAGCAGCTCCCGCGCGAGCATCGGGTCGGCGTCGAGCGTCTTCCCGACGTTGCTCTGCAGGCGGGTACCCTTCGGTTTCATGTAGCCGACCGCCGCGCCGCGGTCGGCGGCCAGCCGCGCGAGCGCGAGCGCGACGGCGGTTTTGCCGGTGCCTTCGTCGGTCGAGGTTACGAGTAGCGAGGTCATAGCTGGTCTGGGTCGATGGTCAGTCGCACGTCGAGGGCTTGCACGCCGTCGGCGGTGGCGAGCAGCGGGTTCACGTCGAGTTCGAGGATGGCGTCGAAGTCGGTCACCAGTTGGCTCAGCCGCCCGATCGCCTCCCGGATCGCCGCCTCGTCGGCCGACTGCCGGCCGCGAGCCCCGCGGAGCAGCGGTGCCGAGTCGAGTTCGTCCACCATCTCGCCGGCCTCCCGGTCGGAGACGGGCGCGATG is from Halolamina sp. CBA1230 and encodes:
- a CDS encoding phosphotransacetylase family protein, giving the protein MTSLLVTSTDEGTGKTAVALALARLAADRGAAVGYMKPKGTRLQSNVGKTLDADPMLARELLDLDAEMHEMEPVVYSPTFVKGAIRGEEDTAALRERVREAFDGLAEGTDTMILEGAGDPDTGAAIDLTDADIAELLDARALLVARYEEPRDVDRILTAAENLGDRCLGVVFNAVSSAAYDEVETEVVPFLESRGVPVLGVVPWAREMAGVTVADLTNELGAESLTDAATDALIERVLVGAMSGESALSHFRRTKDAAVITGGDRADVQAAALDAPGVNCLVLTGGHRPSGAILGEAEQQGMPVVTVQTDTITTIERIESLIHGGRVRDAATVERMQELLHAHADVDAILD
- a CDS encoding succinylglutamate desuccinylase/aspartoacylase family protein translates to MTDGAFTYNGGRVDPGERADVRYSISETYLGDPVRIPVSIVNGEHEGPTVFLSAASHGDELNGIEVVREVAHEWDHTNLHGTLVCLPVLNVPGFVTQQRYLPVYDRDLNRSFPGNADSTSSKRMADEIFRNFVAPCDLGLDFHTSTRGRTNMLHVRADMAADDVPRLARAFGSNVIIDGEGASGTLRHEATAAGVPTVTVEMGEAHRFQRRLIDRALDGVASVLAEYGVYPAEPVNRPGWRTIVTSDQKTWIRADDGGLVEMHYDRGELVHEGDAVCSISSPFKTDVVDVDAPFTGLLVGKLENPVVYPGNPLIHLVELDEPTRRAYERERTGTMPERPG
- a CDS encoding DUF302 domain-containing protein, which translates into the protein MTLPIDPSRIDPDAVGEAETTLEMGHEEAIEHVREVFTDAGFGIPVEFSPSAMLNEKIDADRDPYYVLGACNPEMADRALDVTDNELGALMPCNVVVWEEEPGRQRVYHVSIMRIARLIGMAPDDEAMADIVADTGELVDEAFANL
- a CDS encoding RimK/LysX family protein gives rise to the protein MDDSVSVGVLSLHNSKETKAILNAVEALGHTGVWLREENLCVEIEDGTATLDPNVDVIANRLLLSKTEHPAELLGLALSLSRLRPMLNRPRNVLTAFHKFATATALVDTEVSLPDATLALDADRLNREKGKFGDEVVYKTAIGTHGGGTWKIGAGEQVNPRIGERYAFLQQLIERDSDRHQDIRVYVVDGEIVGTMRRFAPENDWRTNVALGGSVEAVDDLPDAAAGMALEAADIVGLDYAGIDLVEGEEGWHLLEVNPTAGFKGLFKATGVSPAPRIAKLAIETAGGEVDDDHVAELATALDDSTPETVGTEPERQPEETTTIGYTEDVLVSGTSGTERVVAKSDTGAARTSIDTRLAAEIGAGPIKSMTKVRSGSVKSGKARPVVDIVVGVGGDRHTVAASLEDRGHMDYQLLLGRDILQHYRVDVRRRSDVDQSSEE
- a CDS encoding helix-turn-helix domain-containing protein, yielding MYEATLRIESSAPFAAVTANTDAYLELYCSDHSDLLVVRGGDPDRMLERVREHVPVRDSLRGPEELVVITERCLQPVDVPTIERYLDETDSLLLPPIRYESGRKIGRVLALDPENLAQLYADLSEEYDVTVEAKRELTSLQGSVPFVSLVDALPTLTARQREVLLAAHRNGYFEIPRGVTLEAIGDELGIGRRATEEHFRRAVNKLMDAFVEYL